A window of the Phaseolus vulgaris cultivar G19833 chromosome 5, P. vulgaris v2.0, whole genome shotgun sequence genome harbors these coding sequences:
- the LOC137834149 gene encoding uncharacterized protein, with protein MMLSGDSDAVYCKLFMSTLSGIALEWFVSLPDGHITSFQQFSKLFMEQYIVNRAPPVVSYDLFDVRQNQGESLRDYLSRFGAQVVRLPNKDEDMLVHAFKKGVLQGPFSESLIRNHPSTFGEIRRRAVAPIVVETEVSEKRGSAAPTKSRVGPSRSQQPMRVHEAKEGKKAQGKPRPYGPGKDQGRGRAMESNVPPRFDFVVELAELIAIPAIAARLRAPEKTDKVLGRKKNVWCEFHQSYGHSLHSCLALGHQLAELVKSGFFSLYLREAQGDRASGPPVEDPQHEVPVHGEVHTIAGGFSGGGCTASQRKGYTPFVMTVESVEEDHTPDADITFPKGGSPGRCASRQRSYSHLPCHGREKGAQGPRGPGKLDGCDVLTDIQQTAAVP; from the coding sequence ATTGCAAGCTgtttatgagcaccctgagcGGAATTGCtctggagtggttcgtgagcctaccaGATGGCCACATCACCTCGTTTCAGCAGTTCTCTAAGTTGTTCAtggagcagtatattgtgaacaggGCACCCCCAGTGGTGTCGTATGACTTGTTCGACGTGCGACAAAACCAAGgtgagtccctcagggactaccttaGTCGTTTTGGAGCTCAGGTGGTGAGGCTGCccaacaaagatgaagatatgctggtgcatgcATTTAAGAAAGGGGTTCTACAGGGCCCTTTCAGTGAATCGTTGATCAGAAATCACCCCAGCACCTTTGGGGAGATTAGGCGCCGTGCTGTGGCGCCCATCGTAGTAgagacagaggtttctgagaagaggggaagcgcgGCCCCTACCAAGTCGCGCGTAGGACCGAGCAGGTCTCAGCAGCcgatgagggtgcatgaggccaaagaagGAAAGAAGGCTCAAGGGAAGCCTCGCCCTTACGGGCCTGGGAAGGATCAGGGTAGGGGGCGCGCGATGGAGAGTAACGTGCCCCCCAGGTTTGACTTCGTGGTGGAATTGGCGGAGCTGATCGCCATTCCAGCCATAGCGGCACGGTTGCGAGCACCAgagaagactgacaaggtgttgggaAGGAAAAAGAAtgtgtggtgtgagtttcaccaatcTTATGGTCACTCGCTCCACTCgtgtttggcgttgggacaccaactcgCGGAGTTGGTAAAAAGTGGCTTTTTTAGCCTTTACTTGCGGGAGGCGCAAGGTGATCGGGCGTCGGGGCCACCAGTAGAAGATCCGCAACACGAGGTACCTGTGCACGGAGAGGTGCACACGATCGCGGGGGGCTTCTCTGGAGGGGGGTGTACAGCCTCTCAGAGGAAGGGATACACTCCTTTTGTGATGACTGTCGAATCGGTGGAAGAAGATCATACCCCCGATGCTGACATTACATTCCCAAAGGGCGGATctccgggacgttgtgcctcacgacaacgatcctatAGTCATCTCCCTTGTCACGGCagggagaaaggtgcacagggtcctcgtggaccagggaagctcgatGGATGTGATGTTCTGACCGACATTCAACAAACTGCAGCTGTCCCTTGA